Proteins encoded together in one Ferroglobus placidus DSM 10642 window:
- a CDS encoding HNH endonuclease yields the protein MRRPVCELCGIPGDLTRHHIVPNPVRRRLKRKKGKSAEEVNSTVLLCRDCHRQLHALFTEKELACMTWDEIKSKESVRKWVDWIRKKRGQKR from the coding sequence ATGCGCCGCCCGGTCTGCGAGCTTTGCGGGATTCCCGGAGATCTGACAAGGCATCACATTGTTCCAAATCCTGTTAGGAGGAGGCTTAAAAGGAAAAAAGGAAAGAGCGCGGAAGAAGTGAACAGCACAGTTCTCCTCTGCAGGGACTGCCACAGACAGCTCCACGCATTATTCACCGAAAAAGAGCTTGCTTGCATGACTTGGGATGAAATCAAAAGCAAAGAAAGTGTCAGGAAATGGGTTGACTGGATAAGGAAGAAGAGAGGGCAGAAGAGATAG
- a CDS encoding lamin tail domain-containing protein, whose amino-acid sequence MHSCPLLFIACSKRGFFSDPSEFQESRCKVYTSTVQTYKVIYTKYQIMKNSMSMGFRDDGRALSNMLVALILIVVAVLATVGIAAFIPVDIDRVPAFVAKVYSHSDNIVVRHVGGDPVDFRKLNIVIYSPEGDVMYSGNADRDSTNITKQEFYNDGFFESGEQIIIHVSSIPTGVYRLALMVSSGTILEESIYIVGKPMAKIAYVHYDAAGNDWHNLNDEYVVITNKGGAAVNLGGWSLRDEAGHVYTFPDFTLQPSQSVTVHTGCGTDTATDLYWCSWTPVWNNDGDTAYLYDADGNLVDSYSW is encoded by the coding sequence ATGCACTCCTGCCCTCTCCTCTTCATTGCCTGTTCAAAACGAGGTTTTTTCTCAGATCCTTCAGAGTTTCAAGAATCTCGCTGTAAAGTATACACATCCACCGTTCAGACCTACAAAGTTATATACACCAAATACCAAATTATGAAAAATAGTATGAGCATGGGGTTTCGCGATGATGGCAGAGCTCTAAGCAACATGCTTGTAGCTTTAATTCTTATTGTGGTAGCCGTTCTGGCTACTGTCGGAATAGCGGCTTTTATCCCTGTTGATATAGATCGTGTCCCTGCATTTGTAGCGAAGGTGTACAGCCACTCCGATAATATTGTGGTTAGACATGTCGGTGGAGATCCAGTAGATTTCAGAAAGCTCAACATCGTTATTTACAGCCCTGAAGGTGACGTTATGTACAGCGGCAATGCGGATAGAGACTCGACCAACATTACCAAACAGGAATTTTACAATGACGGTTTTTTCGAGAGTGGTGAGCAAATCATCATTCACGTATCCAGCATTCCTACTGGTGTGTACAGGTTAGCTTTGATGGTGTCCTCAGGCACAATACTTGAAGAAAGCATATACATCGTCGGCAAACCAATGGCCAAAATAGCTTATGTTCACTACGACGCTGCTGGCAACGACTGGCACAACCTTAATGACGAATACGTGGTGATCACGAATAAAGGTGGCGCCGCCGTAAACCTGGGTGGCTGGTCGCTCAGAGATGAAGCAGGCCATGTGTATACATTCCCCGACTTCACACTTCAACCATCTCAAAGTGTGACGGTGCACACAGGCTGCGGTACCGATACAGCTACTGATCTGTACTGGTGCTCCTGGACTCCTGTCTGGAATAATGACGGAGATACAGCATACCTTTACGATGCTGATGGAAATCTCGTGGATTCATATAGCTGGTAG
- the rnhA gene encoding ribonuclease HI, whose translation MKGVLYFDGACLPVNPGGIATYGFVIITPSGEIVKEKGIAAEKGTNNIAEYTALIRGLEKALELGIDELIVRGDSQLAIYQMNGVYAVKSPNIIPLWQRAMELAGKFRKIRFEWVPREQNSAADELSTQAYIEHAERKSRERSEEIENWEIKHVSGPVYRVRRYDVNVEEKTCTCPHYYNVNRFKLLKKAGIKIRCKHIFAAERYRQNRT comes from the coding sequence GTGAAAGGAGTCCTGTACTTCGACGGAGCCTGTCTTCCCGTGAACCCGGGAGGAATCGCAACCTATGGCTTTGTGATCATCACACCATCCGGCGAAATTGTGAAGGAGAAGGGGATTGCTGCAGAGAAGGGGACGAACAACATTGCGGAGTACACCGCTCTAATAAGGGGGTTGGAAAAGGCCCTGGAGCTGGGCATTGACGAGCTCATCGTCAGGGGGGACTCGCAGCTCGCAATCTACCAGATGAACGGTGTGTACGCTGTTAAATCACCAAACATAATTCCTCTATGGCAGAGGGCAATGGAGCTGGCAGGAAAGTTCAGGAAAATACGCTTCGAGTGGGTTCCGAGGGAGCAGAACAGTGCTGCTGATGAACTCTCAACTCAGGCCTACATCGAGCATGCGGAGCGGAAAAGCAGGGAGAGGAGTGAGGAGATAGAGAACTGGGAGATAAAGCATGTCTCCGGGCCGGTGTACCGTGTCAGAAGGTATGATGTTAATGTGGAGGAGAAAACGTGCACCTGTCCGCACTACTACAATGTCAACAGGTTCAAGCTGCTCAAAAAAGCGGGGATAAAAATAAGATGTAAGCACATATTTGCTGCAGAGAGGTATAGACAGAACAGAACATAA